CAATTGCGCCACTTGAAAAGGCTGCATCTGGTACTTCGCTTAGCGGAATAAGATTTCCTGCCATTGGTGATTGAATAGTACCAATAACTGCTAAGTCTTTTGCTGCTGTTTCTTCCGTTTCAATAACATCTTCTGCAACTACTACTGTTTCTTCAACAGCAGCTTGACCGTAAAAGTCTTCTTTTGAAGGTAATTTTGCTGCTTTACCACTTTCAATAAATTCTTCTAGGTTTGATTTAATGTTTGAAACTTTTGGTCCGTAAACAACTTGAACCCCAGTACCCTTTTGAACAACACCAGCTGCACCAGTTGATTTCAATAGCTCTACATCTACTAAATCACTGTTTGCGATTGTTGTTCTCAAGCGTGTTGCACAGCTATCCACGTCAACGATGTTATCTTTACCACCTAGTCCATAAATAATAGAAGCTGATAAAGCATCTGTTTCGTTTTCAATAACTGATTCTGTTGCAGCTGAACCGTCTTTTTTAGCGTTCATGTCAGCACGTGTGTACAGTTTAATTTCCTCTGCACTGTCGTCGCGACCTGGCGTTTTGTAATTAAATTTCTTAATTAAGAATGTAAATAGTAAGTAGTAAATTGCGAAGTAAACAATACCAACTAGGACTACCCAAATCCAGTTTGTTTTTGCGTTACCTTGTAAAATACCGTAAAGGAACAAGTCGATAAATCCACCAGAGAAGGTCATCCCCACACCTACGCTGAAGAAATGCATCAACATGTAAGCTCCACCAGCTAAGATACAGTGAATCGCATATAACGGCATTGCCACAAATAAGAATGTAAATTCTAGCGGCTCTGTAATTCCTGTTAACATTGATGTTAGAGCAGCTGATAGTAATAAACCACCAACAACTTTACGATTTTCTGGTTTAGCTGTACGGTACATTGCCAAAGCAGCACCTGGTAAACCAAAAATCATCAATGGGAATTTCCCAGTCATAAAGCGAGTTGCTTCAACACTGAATACAGTTGTTGACGGATCAGATAATTGTGCGAAGAAGATGTTTTGCGCACCTTCAACTAATTGTCCGCCCACTTCCATTGTTCCACCAACAGCTGTTTGCCAGAATGGCAAGTAGAATACGTGGTGTAAACCAAATGGAATCAATAAACGTTCCATGAATCCGTATAACCAAGTTCCAGCGTAACCTGAACCTTGTACTAATTCACCGACTGCGTAAATACCACCTTGAATTGGCGGCCACACATAACTCATTAAAATACCGACAACTAAGAAAACAATTGACGATACGATTGGAACAAAGCGTGTTCCTTCAAAGAAAGATAAAGCAGTTGGTAATTGGATTTTGTAGAAACGGTTATGAAGCGCCGCTACACCTAAACCAACAATCATACCACCGAATACACCCATTTGAAGTGATTCGATTCCTAAAACAGTTGCAATCGATCCGTCCAAGTATTGTTCAGCCCCACCCTGAACTTGGATCATTGCGCCAATTGAAGAATGCATCACTAAGAAGGCAATAGCAGCCGACAATGCAGCTGTAGCTTTCTCAGATTTGGCCATCCCAATCGCACAACCGATTGCGAAAATTAATGGCAAGTTATCAAATACGACACTACCAGCCGCATTCATAACAAGTAAAATATTATGTATGAACGTTCCTTCCCCCATCGCAGAAGTTAGTCCATATGTCTCTAGTGTTGTTGGGTTAGTAAAGGATCCACCTATCCCTAAAAATAACCCTGCTACCGGTAAAATGGCAATCGGTAACATAAAAGAGCGTCCAACTCTTTGTAACACACCAAAAATTTGGTCTTTCATCTATTCCACCCCTATTTTGTTTCCCATTGCAGACAAAGACAGTTGGTTTAGCCTCCCCTAAACGCAAAAATACCCAAACCAGCCTAAAAATGGATACACCACTGCCATCCAAGTATAGGTTGATTTGGGTATTGCCGACTAAACGTAACAAGCCCTCTTTGCAATTAGTTACGATTCTATCACAGCCCACTTAGATAATGCAAGCCCTTTTAAAATAAAATTTCAAAACAGCAAACTTGCGACTTTCTGAGCAACATGGTACTATCTTCATACTGTTTTATAAAAGTTACCGATATCACCGTATTTAAGATAGGAGATTCGTAAGATGATTGCGAATAAGATTCTAAACAATAATTTAATTAGCACCACTGACAAGGATGGACACGAAATCATTGTTATGGGTAAGGGATTAGGTTGGCAGTTAAAAACTGGCGATCTTGTTGACGAAAGTAAAATCGAAAAAATATTCCGCATGGATACTGTCACCTCTTCAACTAAAATGAAGAAACTCTTCTTGGAAGTGGAACTCTCTTCCATTGCCATTAGTTCAAAAGTCGTTGATTATGCCCATCGTTATCTCGATAAGCAACTAAATAAGAACTTAATTTTGACACTAACCGATCATATTGACTTTGCGGTTGAGCGAGTGAAGAGCGGGATTCCATTAACCAATGATTTTAAA
This genomic interval from Jeotgalibaca arthritidis contains the following:
- a CDS encoding PTS transporter subunit IIABC codes for the protein MKDQIFGVLQRVGRSFMLPIAILPVAGLFLGIGGSFTNPTTLETYGLTSAMGEGTFIHNILLVMNAAGSVVFDNLPLIFAIGCAIGMAKSEKATAALSAAIAFLVMHSSIGAMIQVQGGAEQYLDGSIATVLGIESLQMGVFGGMIVGLGVAALHNRFYKIQLPTALSFFEGTRFVPIVSSIVFLVVGILMSYVWPPIQGGIYAVGELVQGSGYAGTWLYGFMERLLIPFGLHHVFYLPFWQTAVGGTMEVGGQLVEGAQNIFFAQLSDPSTTVFSVEATRFMTGKFPLMIFGLPGAALAMYRTAKPENRKVVGGLLLSAALTSMLTGITEPLEFTFLFVAMPLYAIHCILAGGAYMLMHFFSVGVGMTFSGGFIDLFLYGILQGNAKTNWIWVVLVGIVYFAIYYLLFTFLIKKFNYKTPGRDDSAEEIKLYTRADMNAKKDGSAATESVIENETDALSASIIYGLGGKDNIVDVDSCATRLRTTIANSDLVDVELLKSTGAAGVVQKGTGVQVVYGPKVSNIKSNLEEFIESGKAAKLPSKEDFYGQAAVEETVVVAEDVIETEETAAKDLAVIGTIQSPMAGNLIPLSEVPDAAFSSGAIGNGFGIDPTDGKVTSPITGTVMMVFETKHAIGLVSEEGVEVMIHVGLDSVSMKGEGFTAHVAAGDTVKAGDLLLDVDLDAVRAAGHPAVTPVVITNTAQYKAIEVLKYGEVSHNEEVLTVK